The Pleurodeles waltl isolate 20211129_DDA chromosome 6, aPleWal1.hap1.20221129, whole genome shotgun sequence genome has a segment encoding these proteins:
- the LOC138301157 gene encoding uncharacterized protein PF3D7_1120000-like, whose protein sequence is MGSMTDILRVVGEHGCVIEHIKGYLEQHHREIINLNSAVTHIMQTQQHLNEEITNIKQRMEEMKHTSQNPIVVSCTSEGSLSESFQKVRRDLDEVITKVNERSHLIPWNMESSYIGVKQTSKSSISWFSKTQVKADLETAIMDAIKENNMMMECIIDEKAKPAKEEKYAYTGFLDRLIFEQNIDEKSKRVAEKIKRVIEKNNKMTEQNIQEKIEESEQNMEEKITKSEQNMKEKIRRSEDNMEEKIEENTQKMENKIEEREQDMEEKIEENTEEIENKIEESEENMEMKIRKSELNMEIKIRISELNMEEKIRKSEQSIEERIRKT, encoded by the coding sequence GGAAATTATAAACCTGAATTCGGCAGTCACCCACATAATGCAAACTCAGCAGCATCTGAACGAAGAAATAACAAATATAAAACAGAGAATGGAGGAAATGAAACACACAAGCCAGAATCCAATAGTTGTTTCTTGTACTTCTGAGGGAAGTCTAAGCGAATCATTCCAGAAAGTTCGACGTGATTTGGATGAAGTGATAACGAAAGTCAACGAAAGAAGTCACTTGATACCATGGAATATGGAGAGCAGCTATATTGGAGTAAAACAAACTAGCAAGTCCTCAATCAGCTGGTTTTCAAAAACACAAGTTAAGGCGGATCTAGAGACAGCAATTATGGATGCCATAAAAGAAAACAACATGATGATGGAATGTATTATTGATGAAAAGGCCAAGCCGGCTAAAGAAGAAAAATATGCATACACGGGATTCTTAGATAGATTAATATTTGAACAAAATATAGACGAAAAAAGTAAGAGAGTAGCGGAAAAAATTAAGAGagtaattgaaaaaaacaacaagATGACGGAACAGAATATTCAGGAGAAAATTGAGGAAAGTGAGCAGAATATGGAAGAGAAAATTACGAAAAGTGAACAAAATATGAAAGAGAAAATTAGAAGAAGTGAAGACAATATGGAAGAGAAAATTGAGGAAAATACacagaaaatggaaaacaaaattgAGGAAAGAGAGCAGGATATGGAAGAGAAAATTGAGGAAAATACAGAGGAAATAGAAAACAAAATTGAGGAAAGTGAGGAGAATATGGAAATGAAAATTAGGAAAAGTGAACTAAATATGGAAATTAAAATTAGGATAAGTGAACTAAATATGGAAGAGAAAATTAGGAAAAGTGAACAGAGTATAGAAGAGAGAATTAGAAAAACTTAA